In the genome of Nicoliella spurrieriana, the window GAGCGGAGCAACGGGGATTTTCCAAAGCGGTTGCAAACACTACTTTTGACTATATTGACCGGTTCGCTAGCTATGGGTTTAATAAATCCCATGCGGTTGCCTACAGCAAGATGGCTTTTCAATTGGCGTATTTAAAGACGCACTACCCACTCCAGTTCTTTACTGCCGTTTTTAATTCTGAATTGGGGAATAAACCCAAAGTGAGAACCTTTCTATTGGAAGCTAAACGCCGTCAACTTCAAATTACACCACCGAGTGTGAACGTTAGTTTTCGTTATTTTACCCTACAAAATAATGGGATTGTATTTGGTTTAGCAGCGATTCGCGGGGTGCGGAGCGATTTAATTACGGAGTTATTAACGACTCGGAAGTCAGTTGGCGTTTTTAAGGGGTTCGAAGATTTAATTCAAAGAATGGATGCTAAGTTTCGGAAGCCCGAGATTATCGAGCCGCTAATTTATTCCGGGGCATTAGATTGTTTCGGCTTTCATCGTTCTGAGTTAATTGCTTCGTTGCCAGAATTTTTGGAATCGATTAACTTGAGTGGTGGATCGATCGAATTATTACGATCATTACAACCGAAGCTGAAATTTCAAGATGAGTTTCCCACCAGTGTAATCTTAGAGAATGAACAAAAATACCTGGGGGTTTATCTTTCTAGCTATCCGACAGAACAATTTAGTGATGTGATCAATGCGTTTCATGCCAAGAGTGTTAGTGAACTCCCGCAATTAGTTAATCAACAGGTCAACATGGTGGTTTATACTAACCGTGTTAAATCCATTCGAACCAAGAAGGGTGATCAAATGGCATTTGTTGATGGTAGTGATTCAATCGGGGATGTTGATATTGTGGTCTTCCCAAGGGTTTATCAACAATGCCAAGCACTGCTTAAACCCCAACGGGTCCTAATGATAACTGGAAAGGTCGAAAACCGTGATGGAGATAAATTTCAATTAATTGCTAATCAAGTTCAAGCGGCCGCAAACGTACAGAATAAATTAAAAGCACGGGGAAAAGCTGCTGGAATTTGTTTTATTCAAATTACCGCTGAAAATAATCAGCCGGACCGTTTAAAGCGGTTGAATCAAATTATTATGGCTAATCCGGGCCCGTATCGTGTTTTATTATACTGGGCACAGCGGAAGCAAAAACAGTTGTTGAACCAACAAAGTTCGATTAGTCAATCCACTGAAGTTCAAACTGAATTGTTCAAATTGCTGGGACGGAAAAACGTTGTTTACCAAAAACGTTAAAAATATCCTAATGCCAATAAAAAACGGGTTTAAAAGCAGACAGCAAAGATTAAAAGTGATACAATTACTTGTGTAATCCAATATGTGGAAATTAGTTCACTAGTTTGCGAATTAGTTAATTAATTTGCGCAAAATCAAAGGAGAGAGTTTAACTTATGAAGAAGACTAAAATCGTAAGTACATTAGGTCCTGCTAGTACCGATCTCGATACTATTATTAAGTTAATGAAGGCTGGAGCTAACGTTTTCCGTTTTAACTTTTCACATGGTGACCATGAAGAACATCTTGGTCGGATGAACACTGTTCATGAAGCTGAAAAGCAAACTGGAAAGACAATGGGAATCATGCTTGACACTAAGGGTGCCGAAATTCGGACGACCGTTCAACAAGGTGGCAAGTTAGACTTCCATACCGGTGATCAATTTAGAATTTCAATGGATGATTCCATTGAAGGTACTAAGGATAAGATTGCCGTTACTTACCCTGGTTTATTTGATGACGTTCACGAAGGCGGTCACGTTCTCTTTGATGACGGTATCTTAGATGCTACTGTTGACGAAAAGGATGCTGCTAACAAGGAATTAGTTGTTACTGCTCAAAACAATGCCGTATTAGGTTCACGTAAGACTGTTGATGCACCTGGTGTATCAATTAACTTACCTGGTATTACTGACAAGGATACTAGTGATATTCGTTTTGGTTGTCAACACGGAATTAACTTTATTGCAGCTTCATTCGTTCGTAAGCCTGAAGATGTCTTAGACATCCGTAAGTTACTCGAAGAAGAAAATATGGAAGACGTTCAAATCTTCCCTAAGATCGAATCCCAAGAAGGAATTGACAACTTCGAAGATATCATGAAGGTTTCAGATGGTTTGATGATTGCTCGTGGTGACATGGCCGTTGAAATTCCATTTGAAAACGTTCCATTGGTTCAGAAGCACTTAATTGATAGATGTAACGAAATGGGTAAGCCAGTTATCACTGCTACTCAAATGTTAGATTCAATGCAAGAAAACCCACGTCCATCACGTGCTGAAGTTTCCGATGTTGCTAACGCTGTTTGGGACGGTACTGACGCTACCATGCTTTCAGGTGAAAGTGCTAATGGTGACTACCCAGTTAAGTCTGTTCAAGCAATGAGCAAGATTGATGTTAAGGCTGAAAATGTATTCGCTAAGTACGGTCGTAAGCGTCCAGACTTTAGTAACGGTGATGTTACTGAAGCACTTGGCCACAACGTTGCACAAATGGTTAAGGATCTTGGAATTAAGACGGTGGTAACGACTACTTCTACTGGTTACACTGCTCGGATGATTTCTAAGTATCATCCAGATGCTAACATCTTAGCACTTACTTTTGATGACCGGGTTCGTCGTGGACTTACTGTTAACTGGGGTGTTCACCCAATCGTAGTTGAACAACCATCAAGCACTGATGCAATGTTTGACTTAGCAGCTAACAAGGCCGTTGAAACTGGTTTAGCTAAGGAAGGCGACTTGATCTTAATCACTGCTGGGGTTCCAGTTGGTGACCGTGGTACTACTAACTTAATGAAGGTTCAATTAATTGGATCTAAGTTAACCCAAGGTCAAGGAGTTGGTGACAAGACTGTTATTGGTAAGGCTTTTGTTGCTAACGATGCTGATGAAGCAAATAGCAAGGCTACTGATGGTGGTGTTTTAGTTGCTAAGAACACTAACAAGGATTACATGCCTGCTATTAACAAGGCTAGTGCAATCATCGTGGAAAATGGTGGATTGACTTCACACGCTGCCGTAGTTGGAATTTCAATGGGAATTCCAGTTATTGTAGGTGCTGGTAATGCTACTGAAAAGATTTCCGATGGTGAATTAGTTACTGTTGATGCTCGTCGTGGAATTGTTTACCATGGTGCTTCTAGCTCAATCTAATTTTTAATCAAGCTTTAAAGTCCGTTCCGATTTTTCGGGACGGGCTTTTTTAGTTCTACTTTGACCATTAGCCGTAATTCCGACTATAATTAAAGTGAAATCCTAGCTTAAAAAGTGTATAATCTTTTAAACAACGTTGAAATGAAGTGAGGTTCATTATGGATCAAATTATCGGCAGGGTTGC includes:
- the pyk gene encoding pyruvate kinase, with the translated sequence MKKTKIVSTLGPASTDLDTIIKLMKAGANVFRFNFSHGDHEEHLGRMNTVHEAEKQTGKTMGIMLDTKGAEIRTTVQQGGKLDFHTGDQFRISMDDSIEGTKDKIAVTYPGLFDDVHEGGHVLFDDGILDATVDEKDAANKELVVTAQNNAVLGSRKTVDAPGVSINLPGITDKDTSDIRFGCQHGINFIAASFVRKPEDVLDIRKLLEEENMEDVQIFPKIESQEGIDNFEDIMKVSDGLMIARGDMAVEIPFENVPLVQKHLIDRCNEMGKPVITATQMLDSMQENPRPSRAEVSDVANAVWDGTDATMLSGESANGDYPVKSVQAMSKIDVKAENVFAKYGRKRPDFSNGDVTEALGHNVAQMVKDLGIKTVVTTTSTGYTARMISKYHPDANILALTFDDRVRRGLTVNWGVHPIVVEQPSSTDAMFDLAANKAVETGLAKEGDLILITAGVPVGDRGTTNLMKVQLIGSKLTQGQGVGDKTVIGKAFVANDADEANSKATDGGVLVAKNTNKDYMPAINKASAIIVENGGLTSHAAVVGISMGIPVIVGAGNATEKISDGELVTVDARRGIVYHGASSSI